A stretch of the Coprobacillus cateniformis genome encodes the following:
- a CDS encoding GNAT family N-acetyltransferase, with protein sequence MIDFNAYVDVNMIEKNESLVFNVCQLLDSHHKIKTKEHILAVAQKSQQLAKQFHVNEDICLQSALLHDISVIINPNDMKKMAIENNYLLDKAEEKYPFLLHQMVSQWIAQDIFDIWDERILSAIACHTTLKASPSSYDMILFLADKIAWDQEGIPPYLERIEKGLEISLDKACYEYIRYLFENHQLLYPHQNIKDARDILYQKYLPITFRCWNKNDGEIFYKHSFSHELYQYMDKGFPKTLDECVKMVEILSQSHDDVKAVLLDGEIVGCIGGFFDSQNVVKLAYWLDVHYWNQGIMGIALEKFIQQLYIEKNVQYVYAKPFQKNIASQRLLEKLRFQKRNYDDQIITYVRKTC encoded by the coding sequence ATGATTGATTTTAATGCGTATGTAGATGTAAATATGATAGAAAAGAATGAAAGTCTTGTTTTCAATGTTTGTCAGTTATTAGATTCACATCATAAGATTAAAACAAAAGAACATATATTAGCAGTTGCTCAAAAGAGCCAACAATTAGCTAAACAATTTCATGTGAATGAGGATATCTGTTTACAAAGTGCATTATTACATGACATAAGTGTGATAATAAATCCAAATGATATGAAAAAAATGGCTATTGAAAATAATTATTTATTAGATAAAGCAGAAGAGAAATATCCATTTTTGCTACATCAAATGGTCTCTCAATGGATTGCACAAGATATATTTGATATTTGGGATGAACGTATTTTAAGTGCTATTGCTTGTCATACAACTTTAAAAGCGAGTCCGTCATCATATGATATGATCTTATTTTTAGCTGATAAAATTGCTTGGGATCAAGAAGGAATACCACCCTATCTAGAACGCATTGAAAAAGGACTTGAAATATCATTAGATAAAGCTTGTTATGAATATATTCGTTATCTTTTTGAAAATCATCAATTACTCTATCCTCATCAAAATATAAAAGATGCAAGAGATATCCTTTATCAAAAGTATCTGCCTATCACATTTCGTTGTTGGAATAAAAATGATGGAGAAATATTTTATAAACACTCTTTTTCTCATGAACTATATCAATATATGGATAAAGGTTTTCCAAAAACATTAGATGAATGTGTAAAAATGGTGGAAATATTGAGTCAGTCTCATGATGATGTGAAAGCTGTTCTTTTGGATGGGGAAATTGTTGGATGTATAGGTGGATTTTTTGATAGCCAAAATGTTGTAAAACTTGCTTATTGGCTAGATGTTCATTATTGGAATCAGGGTATTATGGGAATTGCTCTTGAAAAGTTTATACAGCAGTTGTATATTGAGAAGAATGTTCAATATGTTTATGCTAAACCTTTTCAGAAAAATATAGCTTCACAACGTTTGTTGGAAAAATTACGATTTCAAAAAAGAAATTATGATGACCAAATAATCACATATGTAAGGAAGACTTGTTAA
- a CDS encoding DsrE family protein: protein MKVIYHVDELEKWQKCIANVKNMLSYAQENNELFEIEVLANSIAVTDLKKESDIEHDILFMIDNGVTVVACQNALNAQSLSSHQLIFGVFVVRAGVVELAVKQNQGFAYIKP from the coding sequence ATGAAAGTTATTTATCATGTAGACGAATTAGAGAAATGGCAAAAATGTATAGCAAATGTGAAAAACATGTTATCATATGCGCAAGAAAATAATGAATTATTTGAAATTGAGGTTTTAGCAAATAGTATTGCAGTCACTGATTTAAAAAAAGAGAGTGATATTGAGCATGATATCCTTTTTATGATTGATAATGGTGTTACGGTTGTTGCATGTCAAAATGCTTTAAATGCACAATCATTATCATCTCATCAACTTATATTTGGTGTATTTGTGGTGAGAGCTGGCGTTGTTGAATTGGCTGTCAAACAAAATCAGGGATTTGCTTATATTAAGCCATAA
- a CDS encoding P1 family peptidase: MKKGKHNSITDVKGIRVGHCTLESEHLHTGVTVVLPSHDNIFQNKLIAASHVINGFGKTTGLLQINELGTLESPIALTNTLSVGTVQQALVQYMLSIDKTIGKETGTVNVVVGECNDGYLNDIRACAITQQHVFEAIQNANIIFEQGSVGAGSGMSCFEMKGGIGSGSRIVTLNQKDYTIGILVLSNFGLMKDFIPFHQECSSDILEQGSIIMVIATDIPMSSRQLKRVCKRMSVPLSRLGSHLGNGSGDIAIAFSTAQVIPHQYHQDFLTIQEIHENCIDFVFRAAIDAGEEAIMNSLLYSKTCIGRDQHIRYSLKDMMKNKYNGGE; the protein is encoded by the coding sequence ATGAAAAAAGGAAAACATAATTCAATTACAGATGTAAAGGGTATAAGAGTTGGACATTGTACTTTAGAAAGTGAACATTTGCATACAGGTGTGACTGTGGTGTTACCTAGTCATGATAATATCTTTCAAAACAAATTGATTGCTGCGAGTCATGTTATTAATGGTTTTGGAAAGACAACAGGATTGCTCCAGATAAATGAGTTGGGAACATTAGAAAGTCCTATTGCATTGACAAATACATTAAGTGTAGGAACTGTTCAGCAGGCATTGGTTCAATATATGTTATCAATTGATAAAACAATCGGTAAAGAGACTGGTACAGTTAATGTTGTGGTTGGTGAATGCAATGATGGTTATTTAAATGATATTAGAGCATGTGCAATTACGCAGCAACATGTTTTTGAAGCCATTCAAAATGCTAATATTATATTTGAGCAGGGAAGCGTGGGTGCTGGAAGTGGCATGTCATGTTTTGAGATGAAAGGTGGAATTGGTTCAGGTTCACGTATTGTGACACTGAATCAAAAAGACTATACTATTGGTATTTTGGTACTATCCAATTTTGGTTTAATGAAAGATTTTATACCTTTTCATCAGGAGTGTAGTTCTGATATTCTTGAGCAGGGTTCAATTATAATGGTTATTGCAACTGATATTCCAATGTCATCACGACAATTAAAAAGGGTTTGTAAAAGAATGAGTGTACCCTTAAGTCGTTTAGGTTCACATCTTGGGAATGGGAGTGGAGATATTGCGATTGCTTTTTCAACAGCTCAAGTGATACCACATCAATATCATCAGGATTTTTTGACAATTCAAGAGATTCATGAAAATTGTATTGATTTTGTTTTTAGGGCAGCCATTGATGCTGGAGAAGAGGCAATTATGAATTCTTTATTGTATTCTAAGACATGTATTGGTAGAGATCAGCATATACGATATAGTCTTAAGGATATGATGAAAAATAAATATAATGGGGGAGAATGA